The Sphingopyxis sp. YR583 DNA segment GTGCGTCCCCCAGCCAAATTGGGCAAGCTTGCGGCAAGCTAGCCGAAGGACGTTGAGGCCGACCTTCTTGATGCCGATCGGGGCAGCGGGATCGTTCATCCAGCCAGGCTGCGACGTGCCAAGATGACTGTACCACAGGGCCGTCTGGCGAACGACCTCCTGCCAGGTTCCGCACCCGCTATATTCGGGAGGATTTGTTTCGGCGATCGCGCGTTCGGTGATCGCGTCGACCAGCGACTGCCTTCCCGGGAAGTAATAATAAATGGTCTTCACCGAGACGCCGAGCCGATCGGCGAGCGACGCCAGCTGGAGACCATTCGGATCGCTGCCATAGGCCGCGTCCAGAATCTCGTCGCGCGTGATCTTGGGAGGTCGCCCCATGCGCTTCGGGTCTGC contains these protein-coding regions:
- a CDS encoding TetR/AcrR family transcriptional regulator, with amino-acid sequence MKNSQIADPKRMGRPPKITRDEILDAAYGSDPNGLQLASLADRLGVSVKTIYYYFPGRQSLVDAITERAIAETNPPEYSGCGTWQEVVRQTALWYSHLGTSQPGWMNDPAAPIGIKKVGLNVLRLACRKLAQFGWGTHDAYRAHVLVSNWAIAQGESARAADGDYRSEDIERTLEDYGEESFITELSDIMGPLKLASDVFEDGLQILIAGIEATIVRAAR